The genomic region GCGCCACGGCCGGTTCTTCAGGAACACGCTGGCCGGCATGGTGAAGACCATCGCCAGTGCATATGCGGCTATGCCGATTGCGGCGAAAACGATAAGACGCCGCCGTGCGACGAACCCTGTATCCTGAGGCGGCGATGAATCGGCGGAGCCTGCTGAAGTCCCTGCAAACCGGAGTGGTGGCAGCAACGGCATGCTATGCGTTCCCTTCGTTCGCATCGGTGGGCCGCCGCGGTGATCCTGCCACCGGGCTGCTCCTTCCGCTCACCGGCGAGCGGGCGCGGCTGGGCAATAGCATGCGTCAGGCGGCCTTGCTCGCCGAAAGTGGCGAGTTCCTCAAGATCCACGATACGGGCGATACGGCGGCCGGTGCGGCCGCTGCCGCCACTGCGGCGCTGCGCGAGGGTGCGGCGCTGCTGCTGGGGCCGCTGCTCGCCGAGCAGGTGCCGGCGGTCGGCAGTACCGCGGCGGGCCGCGTGCCCGTCATCGCCTTCAGCAACGATGCCGTGCTGCGCCAACCGGGCACCTATATCTTCGGCATCACCGCGGGCCAGGTTACGAGCGCTATCCTGCGCTATGCCCGCAGCCGCGGCGTCCGCTCGGTAGCGGTGATCGACGATCGCAGCCCCTGGTCCGCCGCCGCCGCGCTCGCGGCAGGACGGACGGAGACCGAGCTCGGCCTGCGCGTCCGCATCCTCGAAGTCGTTCCCGGCCAGCCGCTCCCCGATCCGGGCGAGGCGCCCGATGCGGTGCTGCTTCCGGGGAGCGGTGAGGCGGTACTGGCGGCGGCGCGGACGCTGAAGGACAGCGGCATCCAGCTGCTCGGCACCCTGCAGGCGCTCGACCATCGGCCCGCGGCGCTAGACGTGCTCGACGGCGCCTGGCTGGCAAGCCCGAGCCCGGACGAGTTCGGCCGCTTCGCCGCCGAGTTCGAAGCGCGCAACGGTGGCGGCGCAGGCGCGATCACTGCGCTCGCCTATGACGCCGCCTCGATTGCCAAGACGCTGCGCGAGGCGGAAAAGCTGGGGACGCAGGGCCTGCTCGAAAGTCCGGGCTTCCGCTGCGTCACCGGTCCGGTGCGTTT from Sphingosinithalassobacter sp. CS137 harbors:
- a CDS encoding ABC transporter substrate-binding protein; translation: MAATACYAFPSFASVGRRGDPATGLLLPLTGERARLGNSMRQAALLAESGEFLKIHDTGDTAAGAAAAATAALREGAALLLGPLLAEQVPAVGSTAAGRVPVIAFSNDAVLRQPGTYIFGITAGQVTSAILRYARSRGVRSVAVIDDRSPWSAAAALAAGRTETELGLRVRILEVVPGQPLPDPGEAPDAVLLPGSGEAVLAAARTLKDSGIQLLGTLQALDHRPAALDVLDGAWLASPSPDEFGRFAAEFEARNGGGAGAITALAYDAASIAKTLREAEKLGTQGLLESPGFRCVTGPVRFRTDGSVARDFAILVASPSGYQAVAVSSGS